A single genomic interval of Asterias amurensis chromosome 1, ASM3211899v1 harbors:
- the LOC139954434 gene encoding uncharacterized protein: MPRVGTPVKSRGVSCAVHGCESRFYKQNMSRSPFHFFPYPAKHKLRDRWCLKIKKNHDGNKFYRKDIFVCNLHFKAEDFTRSLTGKLKLIPGAEPINVTAETKSQRKEMVPQGSTDDHADSCVEMNGNQPLDDGQSVAGEKDKLNNELQTDTDCLEAQGKKIVPPRSSLQKKSTNKRRNTDADSHVKMNGNQPLDDGQSVAGEKDKLNNELQTDTDCLEAQGKKIIPPRSSLKKKSTTKRRNTDADSHVKMNGNQPLDGQSVAGEKDKLNNELQTDTDCLEAQGKKIIPPRSSLNKKSTNKRRNTDADSHVKMNGNQPLDDGQCTVDAKDKLNNELKAENARLRAQVSKLERSFNRAKIEKYEQSKFINTLEKDDSLTKHHTGFPTFSLLLAMLSFLDPEINMMMYSSNTCVRSEDAIDFDHNYAGAKETQNKPEIRPDLTSTEQFILVLCRLRQGFSLKHLGYLFGISESTVGSYVSRWINFMYDRLTVLSIWPSKDAVLKNMPQIFRDKYPDTRVVLGCSEICAEVPDSVTQQSIYKHHVSYKSLLGVAPRGEITFVSKLQPASVSKRELVIRSGFLNPSLFKEDDVVMTDQGFTIEDLLEPMNVKLDTPAFLKGRGQFKTQETHKTQHMEAERIHVERAIDNVKQFRILDSPIDGSLHESLNQIWTVCCLLTHFYKVTGSKKDFNSCISYH; encoded by the coding sequence ATGCCTCGTGTTGGGACCCCAGTTAAGTCAAGAGGAGTTTCTTGTGCGGTTCATGGTTGTGAAAGTCGTTTCTACAAACAGAATATGTCAAGGTCTCCGTTCCATTTTTTTCCATATCCAGCTAAACACAAACTTCGAGACAGGtggtgtttaaaaataaaaaaaaaccatgatgGTAACAAATTTTATAGAAAGGACATTTTCGTTTGTAATCTGCACTTCAAAGCAGAGGATTTTACGAGGTCTCTCACAGGCAAATTGAAACTCATCCCTGGTGCTGAGCCAATAAATGTTACTGCTGAGACAAAGTCACAGAGAAAAGAAATGGTTCCTCAAGGGAGTACAGATGATCATGCTGATTCGTGTGTGGAGATGAATGGCAACCAACCACTCGATGATGGACAAAGCGTTGCTGGTGAAAAGGATAAATTGAATAATGAACTACAGACAGATACTGACTGTTTAGAAGCACAGGGGAAAAAAATAGTTCCTCCAAGATcttctttgcaaaaaaaatcaacaaataagaGGAGAAATACAGATGCTGATTCCCATGTGAAGATGAATGGCAACCAACCACTCGATGATGGACAAAGCGTTGCTGGTGAAAAGGATAAATTGAATAATGAACTGCAGACAGATACTGACTGTTTAGAAGcacaggggaaaaaaataatcccTCCAAGATcttctctgaaaaaaaaatcaacaactaaGAGGAGAAATACAGATGCTGATTCCCATGTGAAGATGAATGGCAACCAACCACTCGACGGACAAAGCGTTGCTGGTGAAAAGGATAAATTGAATAATGAACTGCAGACAGATACTGACTGTTTAGAAGcacaggggaaaaaaataatcccTCCAAGATCTTCTCtgaacaaaaaatcaacaaataagaGGAGAAATACAGATGCTGATTCCCATGTGAAGATGAATGGCAACCAACCACTCGATGATGGACAATGCACTGTTGATGCAAAGGATAAATTGAATAATGAATTGAAGGCAGAGAATGCCCGCTTAAGAGCACAGGTCTCTAAGCTAGAAAGATCGTTTAATAGGGCGAAAATTGAAAAATATGAACAAAGTAAGTTCATCAACACTTTGGAAAAAGATGACTCCCTAACAAAACATCATACTGGATTTCCAACTTTTTCTCTGCTCCTGGCTATGCTTTCCTTTTTGGACCCGGAAATAAACATGATGATGTACTCTTCAAATACATGTGTGAGATCTGAGGATGCAATCGATTTTGACCACAACTACGCAGGTGCTAAAGAAACTCAAAATAAACCTGAGATAAGACCTGATCTGACATCTACAGAACAATTTATCTTAGTGCTATGTAGACTAAGGCAGGGTTTTTCCTTGAAACATTTGGGATATCTGTTTGGTATTTCGGAATCCACTGTCGGTAGCTATGTTAGCCGCTGGATTAATTTCATGTACGACAGACTTACAGTACTGTCCATTTGGCCTAGCAAAGACGCTGTCCTGAAAAATATGCCACAGATTTTCAGAGATAAATATCCAGACACGAGGGTTGTTCTTGGTTGTTCAGAAATCTGTGCAGAGGTGCCAGATTCTGTGACTCAACAAAGCATTTACAAGCATCATGTCTCATACAAAAGCCTCCTGGGGGTTGCTCCAAGGGGTGAAATAACATTCGTCAGTAAGCTCCAGCCTGCATCCGTGTCCAAAAGGGAACTAGTCATCAGAAGTGGTTTCCTTAATCCAAGTTTGTTTAAAGAAGATGATGTTGTAATGACCGACCAGGGTTTTACTATTGAGGATCTGCTGGAACCTATGAATGTAAAACTTGACACCCCTGCTTTCCTTAAAGGGAGAGGGCAGTTTAAAACTCAAGAGACCCATAAAACACAACACATGGAAGCAGAGAGAATTCATGTGGAAAGGGCCATCGACAATGTTAAACAATTTCGAATTTTGGACAGCCCTATAGATGGGTCCTTACACGAGTCCTTGAACCAAATCTGGACGGTTTGTTGTTTATTGACTCATTTCTATAAAGTTACCGGTAGTAAGAAGGATTTTAATAGTTGTATTTCTTATCATTAA